One Dryobates pubescens isolate bDryPub1 chromosome 33, bDryPub1.pri, whole genome shotgun sequence DNA window includes the following coding sequences:
- the TNFRSF25 gene encoding tumor necrosis factor receptor superfamily member 25: protein MKHCCLGVAWVILAALWLAVSEPQTPLCQDRHVAGRHCPNGMKWVKEACRCCTLCPAGESCLASVAWHSQYSTVQHTMAHWTTGAHVPCHPTVPAGKFLYKPCSSLGNDSVCKTCSPGTFSAKPSTSTKCQACYECDQQAFQSVLSNCSATSNVACGCRPGHFRSCLDEQCTEFSCRQCETCAGRLIQRPCSETQDTLCGSCKPGFYTEGGECRKCHTTTPDACGKECQQECNGSQGSGLEYLLLAFTGPLFLGALAIYHKRKQLWHNASAGSPLPTVQAANPLAVPLYQGSAQMADSICCTQSCSSQVTKLAAGVGRQSPEHEALLKQQPGGTAWPGGEVGPSSPLEPTLLQGSQLYSIIDAVPVRRWKEFMRVLELREAEIELVELEVAHIRDQQYEMLKRWCQQTSATLDRVFAALERMELSGCAEALRRSLLVGP from the exons ATGAAGCACTGCTGCCTAGGGGTGGCTTGG GTGATCCTGGCAGCGCTGTGGCTGGCAGTGAGTGAACCGCAGACCCCACTGTGCCAGGACAGGCATGTTGCCGGACGCCACTGTCCCAATGGCATGAAGTGGGTCAAGGAGGCTTGCAGGTGCTGCACCCTGTGTCCTGCAGGTGAGAGCTGCCTGGCTAGTGTGGCATGGCACAGCCAGTACAGCACAGTACAGCACACCATGGCACACTGGACCACAGGTGCCCATGTTCCCTGTCACCCCACTGTGCCTGCAGGGAAGTTCCTGTACAAACCCTGCTCAAGCCTTGGCAACGACAGTGTCTGCAAAAcctgctcccctggcacctTCAGTGCCAagcccagcacctccaccaAGTGCCAGGCTTGCTACGAGTGTGACCAGCAAG ctttccagaGTGTGCTGAGCAACTGCTCAGCCACCAGCAACGTCGCCTGCGGCTGCAGGCCTGGGCACTTCCGCAGCTGCCTCGACGAGCAGTGCACCGAGTTCTCCTGCCGGCAGTGCGAGACCTGTGCCGGGCGTCTCATCCAGCGACCCT GCTCGGAGACGCAGGACACGCTCTGCGGCAGCTGCAAGCCTGGCTTCTACACCGAGGGTGGTGAGTGCCGGAAGTGCCACAC GACCACCCCAGATGCATGCGGGAAGGAGTGCCAGCAGGAGTGCAATGGCAGTCAAG GCTCGGGGCTGGAGTACCTTCTGCTGGCATTCACTGGGCCCCTCTTCCTGGGTGCCCTCGCCATCTACCacaagaggaagcagctctggcacaatgcctcagcaggcagcccccTTCCCACAGTGCAGGCAGCCaaccccctggctgtgccattgtaccagggcagtgcccagaTGGCTGACAGCATTTGCTGTACCCAGTCGTGCTCCTCCCAGGTGACAAAGCTTGCTGCTGGTGTGGGGAGGCAGAGCCCCGAGCAcgaggccttgctgaagcagcagcctggtggcACAGCATGGCCAGGAGGTGAGGTGGGACCCTCCTCCCCTCTGGagcccaccctgctgcagggcagccagctcTACAGCATCATTGATGCAGTGCCAGTGAGGCGCTGGAAGGAGTTCATGCGGGTGCTGGAGCTGCGTGAGGCAGAGATCgagctggtggagctggaggtggcccACATCCGCGACCAGCAGTACGAGATGCTGAAGCGCTGGTGCCAGCAGACCAGTGCCACCCTCGACCGCGTCTTTGCTGCCCTGGAGCGCATGGAGCTGTCTGGCTGTGCGGAGGCGCTGCGCCGGAGCCTGCTGGTGGGGCCCTGA